One Natrinema halophilum genomic window carries:
- a CDS encoding DoxX family protein, translating to MSVLSTALVVAQGVLALAMGAAGSAKVTGSESQIQDFERFGYPRWFRLATGGIELTAGIGLATSLFVASVLAIPGSLLVVGTMSGAILTHVRVNDSAGDIAPPAILLAVALVVLWVHSGVSM from the coding sequence ATGAGCGTCCTCAGTACGGCACTGGTCGTCGCTCAAGGGGTACTCGCTCTGGCGATGGGTGCTGCAGGGAGTGCGAAAGTGACGGGTTCCGAGTCACAGATACAGGACTTCGAGCGATTTGGGTATCCCCGGTGGTTCCGACTGGCTACGGGCGGTATCGAACTCACCGCAGGGATCGGACTCGCGACGAGCCTGTTCGTGGCATCCGTACTGGCGATTCCAGGGAGCCTTCTCGTCGTCGGTACCATGTCCGGCGCGATCCTCACACACGTACGCGTGAACGATTCCGCGGGAGATATCGCACCCCCTGCTATTCTCCTCGCGGTCGCGCTGGTCGTCCTCTGGGTTCACTCGGGAGTCTCCATGTAA